From Diadema setosum chromosome 5, eeDiaSeto1, whole genome shotgun sequence, the proteins below share one genomic window:
- the LOC140229155 gene encoding ubiquitin-conjugating enzyme E2 D2-like: MAMKRLRKELSDIKKDPPANCSAGMEKEDILHWTAKIMGPKDSPYAGGIFSLNIIFPSEYPFKPPKISFTTKIYHPNINSNGSICLDILRSQWSPALTISKVLLSICSLLDDPNPDDPLVPEIARIYKVDRERYRRLAKEWTQKHAMSS; this comes from the exons ATGGCTATGAAAAGATTGAGGAAG GAGCTTAGTGACATCAAGAAGGACCCACCTGCAAACTGCTCTGCAGGCATGGAAAAGGAAGACA TTCTACATTGGACTGCAAAGATAATGGGTCCA AAAGACAGTCCTTATGCCGGAGGAATCTTTAGTCTCAACATCATCTTTCCATCAGAATATCCTTTCAAACCACCAAAG ATCAGCTTCACGACAAAAATTTACCATCCGAACATAAACAGCAATGGCAGCATCTGTCTGGACATCCTACGCTCTCAGTGGTCACCAGCTCTCACGATATCAAAGG TGTTACTCTCGATTTGTTCGTTACTCGACGACCCAAATCCCGATGACCCCCTGGTGCCTGAAATAGCCAGAATCTACAAGGTTGACAGGGAGCGCTATCGCCGGCTAGCTAAGGAATGGACACAAAAGCACGCCATGAGCTCATGA